The stretch of DNA ATCCAGTGCCGCTGTATGTTCATCCAATAGTAAAATCGACGGTTGTGTAAAGGTTGCCATTAATAGAGAAAGAGCTTGTCTTTCACCACCTGAAAGCAAACCCACTTTCGCATTCAAGCGGTTTTCAAGATTTAAATGAAGTGTTTCAAGAGATGTACGAAATAATTCCCGTCGTTTCCTGTCAACACCGATTCTTAATAAACGTTTCTTATTGCGTGAATAGGCCATTGCTAGATTTTCTTCGATTGTCATCGAAGGTGCTGTACCAGCCATCGGGTCTTGAAATACACGTCCAATCATCTGCGAACGCTTATACTCCGGCATTCTTGTAACATTTTTATTGGAGATTTCTATTTCACCAAAATCAGGAGACAAAGCGCCGGAAATCATATTCAACATAGTGGATTTCCCTGCGCCATTGCTTCCGATAACCGTCATGAAATCACCTGGATTTAAATGGAGATTAATCTGGTCCAAAGCGATTTTTTCATCTGGTGTGGCTTCATTGAATAATTTGTTAATCTGGACGAGTTTCAGCAACTGCAGCTCCCCCTTTTGAACGCGATTGAAACTCCATTAACCGTTCCGCATGCCGTTTGGCTTTTCTGCTTTTCTCTCTTCGTTTATCAAAGTATTGAGGGAGGATCAATGCGCCGATTACAATAACCGCTGTAATCAATTTCATGTCTCCCGTATCAAGAAAGTCCACTCTCAGTGCCCATCCGAGTACAATTCGATAAATAATAGCTCCTGCTATAACGGCAAATGTCGTACGGACAATGGTTTTCGTCCCGAATATTGCTTCACCGATAATTACGGAAGCTAGACCAATGATGATCATTCCTATTCCCATCCCAATATCGGCAAACTTCGCATATTGAGCAATCAATGCACCTGAGAATGCCACCAGAGCATTGGAGAAACCAAGTCCTACAATAATGAGTGTGTCAGTATTGGCTGACAGGCTACGGATCATTTTCTTATTATCGCCGGTCGCTCTAATCGCTAAGCCAATTTCGGTTCTTAAGAACCAATCAACCACAAATTTAATGAGCAACACGATGATGGTCATAATGAATAATGTACCCCAGGTAGCTGGCAAATGCTGTATCCCCAGCATGCTGAGGAAATTA from Paenisporosarcina sp. FSL H8-0542 encodes:
- a CDS encoding ABC transporter ATP-binding protein; the protein is MLKLVQINKLFNEATPDEKIALDQINLHLNPGDFMTVIGSNGAGKSTMLNMISGALSPDFGEIEISNKNVTRMPEYKRSQMIGRVFQDPMAGTAPSMTIEENLAMAYSRNKKRLLRIGVDRKRRELFRTSLETLHLNLENRLNAKVGLLSGGERQALSLLMATFTQPSILLLDEHTAALDPSRAELITNLTKQLVEKDQLTTLMITHNMQQALDLGNRLIMMDKGQFILEFDAQEKKNLTIPKLMDEFQRIRGEKLTSDKALLSV
- a CDS encoding ABC transporter permease — its product is MFSAVFGSVEQGIIYAIMALGVYISFRVLDFPDLTVDGSFVSGAAVAATMITLGYHPVAATALAVIVGFLAGCVTGLLHTKGKINALLSGILMMIALYSLNLRIMGLTSENSIGRPNIPLLNAESMFNQFQSFWGPLGIDTAVNNFLSMLGIQHLPATWGTLFIMTIIVLLIKFVVDWFLRTEIGLAIRATGDNKKMIRSLSANTDTLIIVGLGFSNALVAFSGALIAQYAKFADIGMGIGMIIIGLASVIIGEAIFGTKTIVRTTFAVIAGAIIYRIVLGWALRVDFLDTGDMKLITAVIVIGALILPQYFDKRREKSRKAKRHAERLMEFQSRSKGGAAVAETRPD